Sequence from the Deinococcus cellulosilyticus NBRC 106333 = KACC 11606 genome:
AAAATGCCAGAACCTTCTACAAAGGAAGTTGCATTCAGGCGATCAAGGTTGGGTGCTCAGGCTGCCCTGAGGCCATCAGTGTCGTCCCCCGCCTTCCCAGGTGCCTGTTACCAGCCAGATTTCATAATAGAACAGCCAATCCACAGTCCAGGGAATGAGGGTGGTGGCCAGAGCCTGCTGTGGGGTCCACTCTCCAGAAGGCGGATAGAACAGGCACAGAGCCCCATTCCGATAAAGGTGAGGTGGGGGAACTCCATCCCGGTGCTGCAAGGTGGGGGAGAGGACATGCACCTCTGGAGGAGAACCCTGTTGGTGCTGCAGGAGCACCTGGTAGGTTCCTCCCATCTCAGAAGGCCTGACTTCAAAGTGGGCTTGTAAGGTGGTCCCTTTCACTTTCACCTGCATGGAAGGATGATGGCGGCGCAGCAGGATTGCCTGCACCACCAGGGGGAGGGGCTTGGGTTTGAAGGTCACCTTACTTTTTGCCATAGAAGGTGTGAGGTTTGAGAAGGATGCTGGCCGCTGATGGCGTCACAGCCAGACCAGTGAGCAAAGAGGCATGGCTGATTTGCTGAGCACGGGATTGCGAGGCGGTCCTGCCATATTGCTGAAGGGACTTTTGGACCACACTGTCTCCCAAGGCGGCTTTCAGGCTGGTGGCATACTCTTGCAGATCCCGATATGAAGACAGAAAATCCTTTTGAGCCTGTGCGTGCCACTGGTCATATCTGGTTTTGTGTGCTGGATTTTCATTCCATTTTCTGGCGAGGTTTTCTTGTGGCATGGACGGGTTTCTGACATACCAGACGTCATTGAATTGATGAATGCCTTTGTTCATGGTGTTGAGGATGTGTTCCAGGCATTCTGCAAGGTCCTGGTGTCCAATGTGGCACTGGGCGGCCAGGGTGGTGAGCAAGATGGAGGCGGGACAGGATTCCTGGTGATTCTGAAAATACAAATCCCGGTGGCGTTTCAGCAACTGGATGGTTTGCTGCAATGGGGTGCGCACCTTGTGCTCAGGAACATCATCAATGCTCAGGCTGAAGGATTTGGCCACCCGTTCTTGTAGCCACTGCAACACCTTGGCGTTTTGCAGTTTGAACCAGGCTTCGAAGCCCTGGGGGTTGCTTTCTGACCAGCCCTGGGTTTTGCGATTGGTGATCTGAACGCTGAGAAGAGGAGGGTTCTTTTGCTGGTTGGGACGCGCAGGGACAA
This genomic interval carries:
- a CDS encoding nucleotidyltransferase domain-containing protein produces the protein MTLISPDERFMPYDPHSRSALLFWMAESLNISPSLEKDARDKYHAVGNWLGAPGSSLETYDLHIFAQGSFALGTVVRPCTEGGEFDIDLVQIANLLPVALTSEAYRLLVGARLREHGTYSKILKENDRCWTLKYAGNFHLDVVPARPNQQKNPPLLSVQITNRKTQGWSESNPQGFEAWFKLQNAKVLQWLQERVAKSFSLSIDDVPEHKVRTPLQQTIQLLKRHRDLYFQNHQESCPASILLTTLAAQCHIGHQDLAECLEHILNTMNKGIHQFNDVWYVRNPSMPQENLARKWNENPAHKTRYDQWHAQAQKDFLSSYRDLQEYATSLKAALGDSVVQKSLQQYGRTASQSRAQQISHASLLTGLAVTPSAASILLKPHTFYGKK